A genomic window from Caballeronia sp. SBC1 includes:
- a CDS encoding nitronate monooxygenase family protein yields the protein MTPLTPLTIRGRTLLPIVQGGMGVGVSAHRLAGAVAREGAMGTISSIDLRHHHPDLLEICKQNPDQATLEAANQTALSREIIAAKALSEGHGMIAVNVMRAVSSYAAAVQTACESGADAIVMGAGLPLDLPDLTQGVDIALIPILSDSRGIALVLKKWLKKNRLPDAIVIEHPGHAGGHLGVASVADIPSERFDFARVIEETMLTFDTLGIGRTQIPLIVAGGIDGHAAVRRWLDAGASGVQLGTAFAVTEEGDAHPEFKRVLAEATPEDIVEFVSVTGLPARAVKTPWLDRYMRNEQRIRDKIGSRVQKCPTGLNCLVACGLRDGIEKFGHFCIDTRLAAALRGDRANGLFFRGREALPFGSAIRSVRELLDLLVADIRPTAAA from the coding sequence ATGACCCCACTTACTCCCCTGACCATTCGCGGCCGCACGTTGCTTCCTATTGTGCAGGGAGGCATGGGCGTGGGTGTGTCCGCGCACCGGCTGGCCGGCGCCGTAGCCCGGGAGGGTGCAATGGGAACAATCTCGAGCATCGACTTGCGGCACCACCATCCCGACCTGCTTGAGATATGCAAACAGAACCCGGATCAGGCGACCCTGGAGGCAGCCAATCAGACGGCATTGTCGCGCGAGATCATTGCAGCGAAGGCCCTTAGCGAAGGCCACGGCATGATTGCCGTGAATGTCATGCGCGCGGTTTCGTCCTACGCAGCGGCGGTGCAGACGGCGTGCGAGAGCGGTGCCGACGCTATCGTCATGGGGGCAGGCCTGCCGCTGGACCTGCCGGACCTGACGCAAGGCGTCGATATCGCGCTGATCCCGATCTTGTCGGATAGCCGTGGCATCGCGCTGGTACTGAAGAAGTGGCTCAAGAAGAATCGTTTGCCCGATGCCATTGTGATCGAACATCCGGGCCATGCGGGTGGCCATCTCGGCGTGGCGAGCGTTGCGGATATTCCGAGCGAGCGTTTTGACTTCGCTCGCGTGATTGAAGAAACCATGCTGACCTTCGATACCCTCGGTATCGGCCGTACCCAGATTCCGCTGATCGTGGCGGGTGGCATCGACGGGCATGCGGCGGTGCGTCGCTGGCTGGACGCAGGTGCGTCGGGCGTGCAACTCGGTACGGCGTTCGCGGTGACCGAAGAGGGTGATGCGCATCCTGAATTCAAGCGGGTTCTTGCCGAGGCAACGCCAGAAGACATCGTCGAATTCGTGAGTGTGACCGGCCTGCCGGCGCGCGCGGTGAAAACACCGTGGCTCGATCGTTATATGCGCAATGAGCAACGGATTCGCGACAAGATCGGCTCGCGCGTGCAAAAGTGCCCCACAGGCCTCAATTGCCTCGTGGCGTGTGGCTTGCGTGATGGCATCGAAAAGTTCGGGCATTTTTGTATCGATACCCGTCTCGCCGCAGCTCTGCGTGGAGATCGCGCGAACGGACTGTTCTTCCGGGGGCGCGAGGCCCTGCCGTTCGGATCGGCTATTCGCAGCGTGCGGGAATTGCTCGACTTGCTGGTCGCAGATATCCGGCCCACGGCCGCAGCTTGA
- a CDS encoding ABC transporter permease subunit — protein sequence MEPSRSLRFTFLGFGFLFLYIPIVSLVVYSFNESQLVTVWTQFSLKWYAALLHDDELINAAWLSIRVAVFTACASVVIGTWAGYVLARMGRFRGFTLYAGMINAPLVIPEVIQGISLLLLFVEMAKVFGWPAGRGIFTIWIGHVMLCISYVAIIVESRVRELNPSLEEAALDLGATPLRVFFSITLPLISQALVAGWLLSFTLSIDDLVLSAFLSGPGSTTLPLVVFSRVRLGLNPEMNALATLFIAFVTVGVIAANYFMQRGERRRLTNVF from the coding sequence ATTGAACCCAGTCGCTCGCTCCGGTTCACGTTTCTTGGTTTCGGATTCCTGTTTCTCTATATTCCGATCGTGAGTCTGGTGGTGTATTCGTTCAACGAGTCGCAGCTCGTTACCGTATGGACGCAATTCTCGCTGAAGTGGTACGCGGCGTTATTGCACGACGATGAACTGATCAACGCTGCGTGGTTATCGATTCGAGTTGCGGTATTCACTGCGTGCGCGTCGGTGGTGATAGGGACGTGGGCGGGATACGTGCTGGCGCGAATGGGGCGGTTTCGCGGCTTCACGCTCTATGCCGGCATGATCAACGCGCCACTCGTGATACCCGAAGTGATCCAGGGGATTTCGCTGTTGCTGCTGTTTGTGGAAATGGCGAAAGTATTCGGCTGGCCAGCCGGGCGTGGCATTTTCACGATCTGGATCGGCCACGTCATGCTGTGTATCTCCTACGTCGCGATCATTGTGGAATCGCGGGTCAGGGAATTGAATCCGTCGCTTGAAGAGGCCGCGCTCGATTTGGGCGCGACGCCATTGCGGGTGTTTTTCTCGATTACGCTGCCGCTGATATCGCAAGCGCTGGTGGCGGGGTGGCTGCTGTCGTTCACGCTGTCGATTGATGACCTCGTGTTATCGGCGTTTTTGTCCGGGCCAGGATCGACTACGTTGCCGCTTGTCGTGTTTTCGCGCGTCCGGCTCGGCTTGAATCCCGAGATGAACGCGCTCGCCACGCTATTCATTGCGTTCGTGACGGTCGGTGTGATTGCCGCGAACTACTTCATGCAACGCGGCGAGCGCAGGCGGCTGACGAATGTGTTTTAG
- a CDS encoding ABC transporter ATP-binding protein: MSEQQSSAVPAGPGNQGSPGGPGGPNGRRPEPGLRTADWTAENFVRIVDVVKKFDETVAVKGVNLSVKKGELFALLGSSGCGKSTLLRMLAGLESVTSGQIVIDGEDLASMPPYRRPVNMMFQSYALFPHMTVESNVAFGLKQEGVRGAELKERVHATLDLVQMAKYAQRKPHQLSGGQQQRVALARSLVKRPKLLLLDEPMSALDKQIRQRTQIELVNILDKVGVTCMMVTHDQEEAMTMASRIAVMSEGEIVQIGTPHEVYEYPNSRFTAEFIGSTNLFDGIVVEDEPDHVFVETAELSSRLYVNHGITGPLGMPVTISVRPERIALTRKPPDGAYNWGHGTVANIAYMGGYTLYHVKLDSGKVVVANLSSLAIGQIDSPTWDDEVFVRWTASAGVVLTA; this comes from the coding sequence ATGAGTGAGCAGCAGTCGAGCGCAGTGCCCGCCGGACCGGGCAATCAAGGTAGTCCGGGCGGTCCGGGCGGCCCCAATGGCCGTAGGCCGGAACCGGGTTTGCGGACCGCGGACTGGACGGCGGAGAATTTCGTGCGGATCGTCGATGTAGTCAAGAAATTCGACGAGACCGTTGCAGTGAAAGGCGTGAACCTGTCGGTGAAAAAGGGCGAGCTGTTCGCGCTGCTCGGCAGTTCCGGCTGCGGCAAGTCCACCTTGCTGCGCATGCTCGCGGGGCTGGAGTCGGTCACGTCGGGCCAGATCGTGATCGATGGCGAGGATCTGGCGAGCATGCCGCCTTATCGCAGACCGGTGAATATGATGTTCCAGTCCTATGCGCTGTTTCCGCATATGACGGTGGAATCGAACGTGGCGTTCGGGCTCAAGCAGGAGGGCGTGCGCGGCGCGGAGCTCAAGGAACGCGTGCACGCGACGCTCGACCTCGTGCAGATGGCGAAGTACGCGCAGCGCAAGCCTCACCAGTTGTCGGGCGGCCAGCAGCAACGGGTGGCGCTGGCCCGCAGCCTGGTCAAGCGTCCAAAGCTGCTGCTGCTGGACGAGCCCATGTCCGCGCTCGACAAACAGATTCGCCAGCGCACGCAGATCGAGCTGGTGAATATCCTCGATAAGGTCGGCGTGACCTGCATGATGGTCACGCACGATCAGGAGGAAGCGATGACCATGGCCAGCCGGATCGCGGTCATGAGCGAAGGGGAGATCGTGCAGATCGGCACGCCGCACGAGGTCTACGAATATCCGAACAGCCGGTTCACCGCCGAATTCATCGGCTCAACGAATCTGTTTGACGGCATTGTGGTGGAAGACGAACCGGATCACGTGTTCGTGGAAACGGCGGAGTTGTCGTCGCGGCTGTATGTGAATCACGGCATCACGGGCCCGCTTGGTATGCCGGTCACCATCTCGGTCCGGCCCGAGCGCATTGCGTTGACGCGCAAGCCCCCCGACGGTGCGTACAACTGGGGCCACGGCACCGTGGCGAACATTGCTTACATGGGCGGCTACACGCTGTATCACGTGAAGCTGGATAGCGGCAAAGTGGTCGTGGCGAACCTGTCGAGTCTTGCGATTGGGCAGATTGATTCGCCCACCTGGGACGACGAAGTCTTCGTGCGCTGGACAGCGTCCGCGGGCGTGGTGCTCACAGCATGA
- a CDS encoding polyamine ABC transporter substrate-binding protein has translation MAIAGVAALSAPLAASAKDTQLNVYNWSDYIAKDTIPNFEKQTGVKVKYDNYDSDDTLQAKLLTGNSGYDIVVPTSNYAGKQITAGIFTPLDKSKLPNLKYLDPSLMKLVAGADPGNQYTVPWAYGTTGLGYNVTKVQQILGKNVPLDNWDILFKPENISKLKACGVSVLDAPDQMFAAALHYIGKDPMSTNPADYRAALAMLKKIRPYITQFNSSGYINDLVGGDICFAYGWSGDVVIAKHRAEEAKKPYKIEYYIPKGGAPVWFDVMAIPKDAKNKEAALEWINYIETPQVHAAITNEVYYPSANLEARKYVSKDVADDPAVYPPQDVIKTLFLLKPLPPEIQRLQTRLWTELKSGR, from the coding sequence ATGGCTATTGCGGGTGTGGCGGCATTGTCGGCACCGCTGGCGGCATCGGCGAAAGACACTCAGCTCAACGTGTATAACTGGTCGGACTACATCGCGAAGGACACGATTCCGAACTTCGAGAAGCAGACTGGCGTCAAGGTCAAGTACGACAACTACGACAGCGACGACACGCTGCAAGCCAAGTTGCTCACCGGCAATTCGGGCTATGACATCGTGGTGCCGACCAGCAACTATGCCGGCAAGCAGATCACGGCAGGGATCTTCACCCCGCTCGACAAATCCAAACTCCCCAACCTCAAATACCTCGACCCTTCCCTGATGAAGCTGGTTGCGGGCGCCGATCCGGGCAACCAGTACACGGTACCGTGGGCATACGGCACGACGGGCCTTGGCTACAACGTCACGAAGGTCCAGCAGATCCTCGGCAAGAACGTCCCGCTGGATAACTGGGACATCCTGTTCAAACCGGAAAACATCTCAAAGCTCAAGGCCTGCGGTGTATCGGTGCTCGACGCTCCTGACCAGATGTTCGCCGCCGCGCTGCACTACATCGGCAAGGATCCGATGAGCACGAACCCCGCCGACTATCGCGCTGCGCTGGCGATGCTCAAGAAGATCCGTCCGTACATCACCCAGTTCAACTCGTCGGGTTATATCAACGATCTGGTCGGCGGTGACATCTGCTTCGCCTACGGCTGGTCGGGCGACGTGGTGATTGCCAAGCATCGTGCGGAAGAGGCGAAGAAGCCGTACAAGATCGAGTACTACATCCCCAAGGGCGGCGCGCCGGTGTGGTTTGACGTGATGGCGATTCCGAAGGACGCGAAGAACAAGGAAGCCGCGCTCGAGTGGATCAACTACATCGAGACCCCGCAGGTTCACGCCGCGATCACGAACGAGGTGTATTACCCGAGTGCGAACCTGGAAGCACGGAAATACGTATCGAAGGATGTTGCAGACGATCCGGCCGTGTACCCGCCGCAAGACGTGATCAAGACGCTGTTCCTGCTCAAGCCGTTGCCGCCGGAAATCCAGCGTTTGCAAACGCGGCTCTGGACGGAACTGAAGTCCGGGCGCTGA
- a CDS encoding DUF1289 domain-containing protein encodes MASNLHDLPDSPCIGVCSTLFDDVCKGCGRMAGEVSNWVFLSEAEKLAVWERITREGTAMRFTRDKV; translated from the coding sequence ATGGCATCGAACCTTCATGATTTGCCCGACAGCCCGTGCATCGGCGTCTGCTCGACCCTCTTCGACGACGTCTGCAAGGGCTGTGGCCGCATGGCCGGAGAAGTCTCCAACTGGGTGTTTCTCAGCGAAGCCGAGAAGCTCGCGGTCTGGGAACGCATTACCCGCGAAGGCACAGCCATGCGCTTCACGCGCGACAAGGTTTGA
- a CDS encoding ABC-F family ATPase — MLSTANITMQFGPKPLFENISVKFGEGNRYGLIGANGCGKSTFMKILGSDLEPSSGNVMLEPNVRLGKLRQDQFAYEDMRVIDVVMMGHTEMWNAMCERDAIYANPDATDDDYMHAAELEAKFAEYDGYTAEARAGELLLGIGIAIEDHTGPMSNVAPGWKLRVLLAQALFSKPDVLLLDEPTNNLDITSIRWLEDILNQYNSTMVIISHDRHFLNQVCTHMADMDYGTLKVYPGNYDDYMLASAQARERQANANQKAKDKVADLQDFVRRFSANKSKARQATSRAKQIEKIKIEEFKPSSRQNPFIRFEFEKKLHNIAVVATNITKKYDRTIFNHFNLSVQPGERIAIIGENGAGKTTLLRALKGAIELDGGTVKWAENALVGYMPQDTYEEFPKDETLTDWVDQYRQDGDDDQMVRGTLGRLLFNADDIKKSVKVLSGGEKGRMIWGKLMLGRPNVLLMDEPTNHMDMESIESLQIALEKYEGTLIFVSHDREFVNGLANRIIEVKNDGTLRDFGGTYEEFLTSQGIQ, encoded by the coding sequence GTGCTGTCTACTGCCAACATCACCATGCAATTCGGGCCGAAGCCCCTCTTCGAGAACATTTCGGTCAAGTTCGGGGAAGGAAATCGCTACGGCCTGATCGGGGCGAACGGCTGCGGCAAATCCACGTTCATGAAGATTCTGGGCAGCGACCTGGAACCGAGCTCCGGCAACGTGATGCTCGAACCGAACGTGCGTCTTGGTAAGTTGCGCCAGGATCAGTTCGCGTATGAAGACATGCGCGTGATCGACGTCGTGATGATGGGCCACACGGAAATGTGGAACGCGATGTGCGAGCGCGACGCTATTTACGCGAATCCCGACGCCACCGACGACGACTACATGCACGCCGCCGAACTCGAAGCGAAGTTCGCCGAGTACGACGGTTATACGGCCGAAGCGCGCGCCGGCGAGTTGCTGCTGGGCATTGGCATTGCGATCGAAGACCATACAGGTCCCATGAGCAACGTTGCTCCGGGCTGGAAGCTGCGCGTATTGCTCGCGCAGGCGCTGTTTTCGAAGCCGGATGTGTTGCTGCTCGACGAACCGACCAACAACCTGGACATCACCTCCATCCGCTGGCTCGAGGACATACTGAACCAGTACAACTCGACCATGGTGATCATTTCACATGATCGACACTTCCTGAACCAGGTCTGCACGCACATGGCGGATATGGATTACGGCACGTTGAAGGTGTACCCGGGTAACTACGACGACTACATGCTGGCTTCGGCTCAGGCGCGCGAGCGTCAGGCGAACGCGAACCAGAAGGCGAAAGACAAAGTGGCCGACCTGCAGGACTTCGTGCGCCGGTTCTCGGCGAACAAGTCGAAGGCACGCCAGGCGACCAGCCGCGCGAAGCAGATCGAGAAGATCAAGATTGAGGAATTCAAGCCGTCGTCGCGGCAGAATCCGTTCATTCGTTTTGAATTCGAGAAAAAGCTGCACAACATTGCAGTGGTGGCGACCAACATCACCAAGAAGTACGACCGCACGATCTTTAATCACTTCAACCTGAGCGTTCAGCCGGGTGAACGGATTGCGATCATCGGCGAGAACGGCGCGGGCAAGACCACGTTGCTGCGTGCGCTGAAGGGCGCAATCGAACTGGACGGCGGCACGGTCAAGTGGGCGGAAAACGCGTTGGTCGGTTATATGCCGCAGGACACGTACGAAGAGTTTCCGAAGGACGAGACGCTGACCGACTGGGTAGACCAGTATCGTCAGGACGGCGACGACGACCAGATGGTTCGTGGCACGCTGGGCCGTTTGCTGTTCAACGCCGACGACATCAAGAAATCGGTCAAGGTGCTGTCGGGTGGTGAGAAAGGCCGCATGATCTGGGGCAAGCTGATGCTCGGGCGCCCGAACGTGCTGTTGATGGACGAGCCGACCAACCACATGGACATGGAATCGATCGAGTCCTTGCAGATCGCGTTGGAGAAGTATGAAGGCACGCTGATCTTCGTTTCACATGACCGCGAGTTCGTGAATGGACTGGCGAACCGGATTATCGAAGTGAAGAACGACGGCACGCTGCGCGACTTCGGCGGTACGTACGAGGAATTCCTGACGAGCCAGGGTATTCAGTAA
- a CDS encoding ABC transporter permease subunit, with translation MKTLHLPSLLNVLKQRFGLTGRTAVIFGPYLWLVLLFLVPFLLVVKISFSDSRLGIPPYTELSGIKDGVLSIALDFSHYAFLLTDSLYFATYMNSLLVAGVSTLLCLLIGYPMAYYIARSNPATRNLLMMAVMLPFWTSFLIRVYAWIGILKNNGLLNNFLMWTGLIHSPIELYHTNIAVYIGMVYSYLPFLVMPLYAHLVKMDLTLLEAAYDLGAKPWKVFLQITLPLSKNGIIAGCLLVFIPAVGEYVIPELLGGADTLMIGRVMWNEFFDNADWPMASAVTCAMVLLLLVPMALFQYYQAKQLEEKR, from the coding sequence ATGAAAACGCTGCATTTACCGAGCTTACTTAACGTACTCAAGCAACGCTTCGGCCTGACGGGCAGGACGGCGGTCATCTTCGGGCCGTATCTGTGGCTCGTGTTGCTGTTCCTCGTGCCGTTCCTGCTGGTCGTGAAAATCAGTTTCTCCGATTCGCGTCTCGGGATTCCGCCTTATACGGAATTGTCGGGGATAAAAGACGGCGTGCTGAGTATCGCGCTCGATTTTTCGCATTACGCGTTTCTGCTGACCGACAGCCTGTACTTCGCAACCTATATGAACTCGCTGCTGGTGGCGGGAGTGTCCACGCTGCTGTGCCTGCTGATCGGTTATCCGATGGCGTATTACATCGCGCGTTCGAATCCGGCGACTCGCAATCTGCTGATGATGGCCGTCATGCTGCCGTTCTGGACGTCGTTCCTGATTCGCGTCTATGCGTGGATCGGGATCCTGAAGAACAACGGCTTGCTGAACAATTTCCTGATGTGGACCGGGCTTATTCATTCGCCTATTGAGCTGTATCACACGAATATCGCGGTTTATATCGGCATGGTGTATTCGTATTTGCCGTTTCTCGTGATGCCGCTTTACGCGCATCTTGTGAAGATGGATCTCACCTTGCTTGAAGCCGCTTACGATCTTGGCGCGAAACCGTGGAAGGTGTTTTTGCAGATCACTCTGCCGTTGTCGAAGAACGGGATTATTGCGGGCTGCCTGCTGGTGTTCATTCCGGCGGTGGGGGAATACGTGATTCCTGAATTGCTGGGCGGTGCAGATACCCTGATGATCGGCCGCGTGATGTGGAATGAGTTCTTCGATAACGCCGACTGGCCGATGGCTTCCGCCGTCACTTGCGCCATGGTGTTGCTGTTGCTCGTTCCCATGGCGCTGTTCCAGTATTACCAGGCGAAGCAACTGGAGGAGAAGCGATGA
- a CDS encoding threonine/serine dehydratase has protein sequence MSTAHHSDNTIDGTPIPTLDDVASQHMTLSPWVARTPTFERHDFPTLEGTPINFKFELLQVGGTFKTRGAFSHLLALTEGERDAGVTCVSAGNHAVAVAYAAMRLEIGAKVVMLKTASSARLALCHRFGAEVVMAENGAEAFEIVRRIEAEEGRYFVHPFNGYRTIAGTATLGYEWTSQAPDLDAVILPIGGGGLAAGVSLAFRLANPSIHVYGVEPKGADAMGQSFAANHTVKMGAMHSIADSLMAPHTEDYSYELCRRHIDRLVTVSDTELRHGMLHLFNELKLAVEPACAAATAALLGPLRETLQGKRVGVLLCGTNTDPATLGKHLAMAAQDD, from the coding sequence ATGTCCACCGCCCATCACTCCGATAACACCATCGACGGCACGCCGATTCCCACACTCGACGATGTCGCCAGCCAGCACATGACGCTCTCGCCGTGGGTCGCGCGCACGCCGACCTTCGAGCGTCACGATTTCCCCACACTGGAAGGCACGCCGATCAACTTCAAGTTCGAGCTGCTGCAGGTCGGCGGCACATTTAAGACGCGCGGCGCGTTTTCGCATTTGCTCGCGCTCACCGAAGGCGAACGCGACGCGGGCGTGACGTGCGTGTCGGCGGGCAACCACGCGGTGGCCGTTGCTTATGCTGCAATGCGGCTTGAGATCGGCGCGAAGGTTGTGATGCTCAAGACCGCTAGTTCGGCGCGGTTGGCGTTATGCCACCGTTTCGGCGCGGAAGTGGTGATGGCGGAGAACGGCGCAGAAGCGTTCGAGATCGTGCGGCGCATAGAAGCCGAGGAAGGCCGCTACTTCGTACATCCGTTCAACGGTTACCGGACGATCGCGGGGACAGCGACACTCGGATACGAATGGACCTCGCAGGCGCCCGATCTGGACGCGGTGATCCTGCCGATTGGCGGCGGCGGATTGGCGGCGGGCGTATCGCTGGCATTCCGGCTCGCGAATCCATCTATTCACGTGTATGGCGTTGAACCCAAGGGCGCCGATGCCATGGGCCAGAGTTTTGCGGCGAATCACACCGTGAAGATGGGCGCGATGCACAGCATTGCGGATTCGTTGATGGCGCCTCACACCGAAGACTACAGCTACGAATTGTGCCGGCGGCATATTGACCGTCTGGTGACCGTGTCGGACACCGAGCTGCGCCACGGCATGCTGCATCTGTTCAACGAGCTGAAGCTGGCGGTCGAACCGGCATGCGCCGCTGCAACCGCCGCGTTGCTCGGGCCGTTACGCGAGACCTTGCAGGGCAAGCGCGTTGGCGTGTTGCTGTGCGGCACGAACACCGACCCGGCAACGCTCGGCAAACATCTCGCGATGGCGGCTCAAGACGACTGA
- the thrC gene encoding threonine synthase, translating into MNYISTRGAGFGESHSFSDILLGGLAKDGGLYLPAEYPRVTAQELTAWRTLSYADLAYEILRKFSDDIFDEDLRSLTRRTYTAGTYSNVRDHESASQITPLKTLGEEGGTTISLLELSNGPTLAFKDMAMQLLGNLFEYTLAKEGQTLNILGATSGDTGSAAEYAMRGKQGVRVFMLSPHQKMSAFQTAQMFSLQDPNIFNLAVIGNFDNCQDIVKAVSNDHAFKAANKIGTVNSINWARVVAQVVYYFKGYFAATKSNAERVSFTVPSGNFGNVCAGHIARMMGLPIEQLVVATNENDVLDEFFRTGVYRVRTAAETYHTTSPSMDISKASNFERFVFDLLGRDPARVLQLFRDVEEKGGFDLAASGDFARVQEFGFVSGRSSHADRVDTIRDAFKRYGTMIDTHTADGLKVAREHLTPGVPMIVLETAQPIKFGETIREALEREPERPAAFIGIEELPQKFDIVAAEVSLVKAYIAERI; encoded by the coding sequence ATGAACTACATCTCCACCCGCGGCGCCGGTTTCGGCGAAAGCCATTCTTTCTCCGACATCCTGCTCGGCGGTCTCGCCAAGGACGGCGGCCTGTATTTGCCCGCTGAATATCCGCGCGTCACGGCGCAAGAACTGACTGCGTGGCGCACGCTGTCGTATGCGGATCTGGCCTACGAAATCCTGCGCAAATTCAGCGACGACATTTTCGACGAAGATCTGCGCTCGCTCACGCGCCGTACTTACACGGCCGGCACGTACAGCAATGTTCGCGATCATGAAAGCGCGTCGCAGATTACGCCTCTGAAAACGCTGGGCGAAGAGGGCGGCACAACGATCTCGCTGCTGGAATTGTCGAACGGACCCACGCTCGCGTTCAAGGACATGGCCATGCAGTTGCTCGGCAACCTGTTCGAGTACACGCTGGCCAAAGAGGGGCAGACGCTGAACATTCTTGGCGCCACCTCGGGCGACACGGGCAGCGCGGCCGAATACGCCATGCGCGGCAAGCAGGGCGTGCGCGTTTTCATGCTGTCCCCGCATCAGAAGATGAGCGCGTTCCAGACGGCGCAGATGTTTTCGCTGCAGGATCCGAACATCTTCAACCTGGCGGTGATCGGCAACTTCGACAATTGTCAGGACATTGTTAAAGCGGTGTCGAACGATCACGCGTTCAAAGCGGCTAACAAGATCGGCACGGTCAATTCGATCAACTGGGCACGCGTGGTTGCGCAGGTCGTGTATTACTTCAAGGGCTACTTCGCCGCGACAAAGTCGAACGCCGAGCGGGTGTCGTTTACGGTGCCATCGGGCAATTTCGGCAATGTGTGCGCCGGGCATATCGCGCGCATGATGGGTTTGCCGATCGAGCAACTGGTCGTCGCCACGAATGAAAACGACGTGCTCGACGAGTTTTTCCGCACCGGGGTTTATCGCGTGCGCACAGCAGCCGAGACGTACCACACGACCAGTCCGAGCATGGATATCTCGAAGGCGTCGAATTTCGAGCGTTTTGTGTTCGATCTGCTTGGCCGCGATCCCGCGCGCGTGCTGCAGCTGTTCCGGGATGTGGAAGAAAAGGGTGGATTTGATCTTGCGGCCAGCGGCGACTTTGCGCGCGTGCAGGAATTTGGTTTTGTGTCGGGACGCAGCAGCCATGCGGACCGTGTGGACACCATTCGCGACGCGTTCAAGCGTTACGGCACCATGATCGATACCCACACGGCCGATGGCCTGAAGGTGGCGCGCGAACACCTGACACCGGGCGTGCCAATGATCGTGCTGGAAACCGCTCAGCCGATCAAATTCGGCGAAACTATCCGGGAAGCGCTTGAGCGTGAACCGGAACGGCCGGCGGCGTTTATTGGTATTGAAGAATTGCCACAGAAATTCGATATCGTGGCGGCCGAGGTGAGCCTCGTGAAGGCGTACATCGCGGAGCGCATCTAG
- a CDS encoding phospholipase A translates to MARGSPPFFIRSLTPFPFPWRLRDVATVCRPSILAFAISLGWTSAAYATVSVLQPVREAAAEQPLELTLLYSDDDKQPLMIDVPKALNVTLTNGDLPPQPLALQREPNVPDKLTLRPGQYRKVRYAAPWPESARGVIKVDPVGFDSSPMLITLNRGKSQTQVVEAETAETKARTPQQLASAEVAANTSAVPTTTSDRMLSGRLSTFEPMYFADGQNGDNLAKFQFSFKYRLLLPDDPRSRSFLDNLYFAYTQTSIWDLSAESAPFRDTSYEPQLFYYLENTGWKSSLFSRMGVTAGIGHESNGKAGADSRGINIAFVRPTWDFGDINSTHLTISPKIYYYITKSGNEDIQDYRGYVDLLVKYGSPDSWQLATTLRKGTKHGYGSVDAQFTYPLAKLINSAWGGYLWVGYFNGYGEDILDYNQRQHWIARIGYSIAR, encoded by the coding sequence ATGGCCCGAGGCTCTCCGCCGTTTTTCATCCGCTCTCTCACGCCCTTTCCCTTTCCTTGGAGGCTGCGCGATGTCGCGACGGTTTGCCGCCCGTCCATTCTCGCGTTTGCTATCAGCCTCGGCTGGACCAGCGCCGCCTATGCCACGGTTTCCGTGCTCCAGCCGGTGCGGGAAGCGGCCGCGGAACAGCCGCTCGAACTGACATTGCTCTATAGCGACGACGACAAGCAGCCGCTCATGATCGATGTGCCAAAAGCGCTCAACGTCACGCTGACCAACGGCGACCTGCCGCCGCAGCCGCTGGCGCTGCAACGCGAGCCCAACGTCCCCGACAAGCTGACGCTGCGCCCCGGCCAATATCGAAAAGTTCGCTATGCCGCCCCGTGGCCCGAGTCGGCGCGCGGCGTGATAAAGGTCGATCCGGTAGGCTTCGATTCGTCGCCCATGCTGATCACGCTCAACCGCGGCAAGTCGCAAACGCAAGTGGTAGAGGCGGAGACCGCCGAGACGAAGGCCAGGACACCGCAGCAACTGGCGAGCGCAGAGGTTGCGGCGAACACATCGGCCGTGCCCACGACGACCAGCGACCGCATGTTGAGCGGCCGTTTGTCGACCTTTGAACCCATGTATTTCGCCGATGGCCAGAACGGCGATAATCTCGCGAAATTCCAGTTCAGCTTCAAGTACCGCCTGCTGTTGCCCGATGATCCGCGCTCACGCAGCTTCCTCGACAATCTGTATTTCGCGTACACGCAAACGTCAATCTGGGACCTGTCGGCTGAATCGGCGCCGTTCCGCGACACGAGTTACGAGCCGCAACTGTTCTACTACCTGGAGAACACGGGTTGGAAAAGCTCGCTGTTTTCGCGCATGGGCGTGACCGCGGGTATTGGACATGAGTCGAACGGCAAGGCCGGCGCGGATTCGCGCGGCATCAACATCGCTTTCGTGCGCCCGACCTGGGATTTCGGCGATATCAACTCGACCCACCTGACCATATCGCCGAAAATCTATTACTACATCACGAAGAGCGGCAACGAGGACATCCAGGACTATCGAGGTTACGTCGATCTGCTCGTGAAGTACGGCAGCCCCGACAGCTGGCAACTCGCCACGACACTGCGCAAGGGCACAAAACACGGATATGGCAGCGTTGACGCCCAATTCACCTACCCGCTCGCCAAACTGATCAACAGCGCGTGGGGCGGCTACCTGTGGGTGGGGTATTTCAACGGCTACGGCGAGGACATCCTCGATTACAACCAGCGACAACACTGGATCGCGCGGATCGGATACAGCATCGCGCGTTAA